The following proteins are co-located in the Streptomyces sp. NBC_00435 genome:
- a CDS encoding helix-turn-helix domain-containing protein, whose amino-acid sequence MNTRATIIHAYRVRRGWTQRQLAECLAVSPAAVGHWESGRNKVSDGSWGAACYLLDVDVNDALKTCETDAQRRHVLIAYTTAFPELARIEKETAYDCR is encoded by the coding sequence ATGAACACACGCGCCACGATCATCCACGCTTACCGGGTGCGACGCGGTTGGACGCAAAGGCAGCTTGCCGAGTGTCTCGCTGTAAGTCCGGCTGCGGTCGGACATTGGGAGTCCGGCCGGAACAAGGTCTCTGACGGCTCCTGGGGAGCTGCCTGCTACCTCCTGGACGTAGATGTGAACGACGCCCTGAAGACCTGCGAGACGGACGCGCAGCGCCGTCACGTTCTGATCGCTTACACGACCGCTTTCCCCGAGCTTGCTCGGATCGAGAAGGAGACCGCTTATGACTGTCGCTGA
- a CDS encoding phage major capsid family protein — MAENPNTQLRTGNELLTPTDRIARILHDQIVSGSVFLSAFDKVTTDKKDVTLLVGNEVTRAGVVGENKEIPTADTDQTEVKSEPVKYAQMRKISNEAIADTTPGILERNTRKLASAIYKGIDEDFLTAKVQTDKNATAPTGILNVTGLESAGEVKDNLDAVMDAKAAIADAEGNASLFVIHPLDAAEMRKIKVKLADKSEGNSYLLAGDQIADGLTVIEHKAMKKGVALIADREAVTAVVRKTMDVKLFDQRYAEFDATGVRGTFRASWLVTSVAKLRTVKVPTKTSAESK, encoded by the coding sequence ATGGCCGAGAACCCGAACACCCAGCTCCGTACCGGTAACGAGCTGCTGACTCCGACCGACCGGATCGCCCGCATCCTGCATGACCAGATCGTGAGCGGCTCCGTTTTCCTGTCCGCCTTCGACAAGGTCACAACCGACAAGAAGGACGTGACCCTTCTGGTTGGCAACGAGGTCACCCGCGCTGGTGTCGTCGGTGAGAACAAGGAGATCCCGACTGCGGACACTGACCAGACCGAGGTCAAGTCGGAGCCGGTGAAGTACGCGCAGATGCGGAAGATCTCGAACGAGGCGATCGCGGACACCACCCCGGGCATCCTGGAGCGCAACACGCGCAAGCTCGCCTCTGCCATCTACAAGGGCATCGACGAGGACTTCCTTACCGCCAAGGTGCAGACCGACAAGAACGCCACGGCCCCGACCGGCATCCTCAACGTGACCGGCCTTGAGTCGGCCGGTGAGGTCAAGGACAACCTTGACGCCGTGATGGACGCTAAGGCCGCTATCGCGGACGCCGAGGGCAACGCGTCGCTGTTCGTCATCCACCCGCTCGACGCTGCCGAGATGCGCAAGATCAAGGTCAAGCTCGCCGACAAGTCGGAAGGCAACTCCTACCTTCTCGCCGGGGACCAGATCGCGGACGGTCTCACCGTTATCGAGCACAAGGCCATGAAGAAGGGCGTCGCCCTTATCGCGGACCGCGAGGCCGTTACTGCCGTGGTCCGCAAGACCATGGACGTGAAGCTGTTCGACCAGCGTTACGCCGAGTTCGACGCCACCGGCGTCCGTGGCACTTTCCGTGCCTCTTGGCTGGTTACCTCCGTCGCCAAGCTGCGCACGGTCAAGGTTCCGACTAAGACTTCGGCCGAGTCTAAGTAG
- a CDS encoding HNH endonuclease, translating to MERDGFRCYDCNGEASEIDHVRPLWEGGTDDLSNLAAVCKPCHSTKTKTERAKARSLKYKPVKRLREPEVNPWI from the coding sequence ATGGAGCGGGACGGCTTCCGCTGCTACGACTGCAACGGCGAAGCCTCGGAGATAGACCACGTCCGCCCCCTGTGGGAGGGCGGTACGGATGACCTCTCCAACCTGGCTGCTGTCTGCAAGCCATGCCACTCGACAAAGACCAAGACCGAGCGCGCTAAGGCCCGCTCTTTGAAGTACAAGCCGGTTAAGCGGCTTCGAGAACCGGAGGTGAATCCGTGGATCTGA